GGACAGGGCGCTGATGTCGCTACGTTGCGAGCAGGTTAAAGACCCACTCCGGGGTGCTTCCCCAGCCCCGGACCCTGGAAGTCCCGGTTGCAGACAAGCTTCGGGGTGTGCGCGAAACGGATCGGGACGTGCGCCGGTTCGCAACATGGCCGAGGGGAGCGGTACGGAAACGTCCGCCCGTACCCGTCACCAGCCCCGTAAGGGGTCCCGAAAGGGAAGGAGAAAACATGATTTTCGTGCTGGACAAAAGGAAAAAGCCGCTCATGCCTTGCAGCGAGAAGCGTGCTCGGTTCCTGCTCACCCGAGGCCGGGCGTTTGTAGTTCTACCTATATTGTTAAGAGTCCCGAGTCATCTAAATTCGAGGCTATGCTGGAAGTTAACCGCCGATGCAACAGCATCGAAGAGCTCAGGCATGACCCTGAGCTTCTTGATAGTCCAGTCGGTCGTGTTTTTCCGGGCGTGAATCATTCACTCCGGGCGGTTCGCCCCGACCTACCCCCAACTTCAGCAGATATCGTGATTATTGGAGGCGGGATTATTGGCAGCGGCATAGCCTGCCACCTCTGGCACGTACCCAGCCTGCGGCGCCGGATGATCCTGCTGGAGAAACACTCCTTCCTCGCTGGGCAGTTCTTCCAGGCCATGAACGCCACCGGGCAAAGGGTCATGCGCAGCCCCTACGAGCACCACATCGCCCCGGACGGCGACATGCAGATGCTAGACTTCGCTCGTCTTCACCTCGACCAGTTGACGTCGCTCGAGCGCGAGCAGGTCTGGCTGGGCCTCTCGGGCCAGCGCGCCGTAGTCCCGCTCGACGTGTTCATCGGCCACTCGACCCACATGATCGGGGTACATCAGCTCCGCAAGATCGCCTACCGCGCGCGGGTAATCTCGGTTAGACCTGACCCGGGGCGGGACGGATATCTGATCGCTACCGCCGAGGGGCCGGTCATCCGGGCCAAGACAGTCATCCTGGCAGCGGGCAACCGCGAGGCTGTGTGGCCGCAGGTTTTCTCGGAGGCTGCCCGCCGCTATCCCGCGCAGGTGTGTTCGGTATACGCGAAGCCAGCGCTCAACCCGGGCCAGACGATCGCCGTCGTCGGTAGTGGGCTCAGCGCGGCCCACACCATCCTCCGGGCGCTCGAGGCCGGAGCACGGCCCGTGTGGATCCTACGCCGCGAGGAGCGTTACCGGTGTGCCGATTTCGACACGGCTTATTTCCGAACGGAGGGTATTGCGCGGTTCCGGCGGCTGCCTAGCCTGGCCCGGAAGGTCGGTACGTTGCTGGAGGAATCCCGTGGCAGCATCATGCTGGAGTTCCTGCCGCGGCTGGGCAGCCTAGAAGAAGCGGGCGTCTTACGGGTTCACCGTCATGCCACGGTGTTGGCTGTCCGAGCATCAGCCAGCGGCCGCCTCGAACTCAACCTGTCATCGGGCGCCGATGAGCATGTGGACTTGGTGATTTTGGCGACCGGCCTATCCCCTGACACGCAGCTTCTGCCGGATGAGGTCGAGCTCCTCGCCGATCGTTACCCGGTTCTGGAGGACGGCACGCTTGAGGTCAGCGGCCACCCAGGCCTCTTCGCAGCCGGGCCACTGGCCTCTTTGACGCTTGGTCCCGCCGCCAAGAACGTGGATGGGGCTAGGCTGGCCGCACAAGTGATCATCCCGGCACTCATCGAAAAATTCAGTGGCAGCCGTCCAGCTTCCTTCACGGTTCGGGGGAATTTCGCCGTCAGTTTCCCGCTGAAGGCAGGTGTGCGATGACCCAGCACCGGTCAGGCGCTTACTACCTCCCCGAGGAAGAGTTGGAGCGCGCCATGGTACTCATGCGCTACGGAACGTCCGAGCTCCACGCGGTCTTCGGGCTCTGCCACGTCGCCCAGGATCTGACCGCACAGCTGTGCTGGATCGAACGCGCAAGCCATAGCGAGCGGGCTGCTGAGCTGTTGGAGGATCTGGAGGCAGAGGGGCAGCGCGAGGCCGACAGCCTGATCCAGCTCTTGAAGTCCGCAATCTGTGAGGAATGGGGCTACTGCAGGCGCCGTGTGACGGATGGGCTCGGCGATCCCCGCCGCCTGGTTCAAGAGCTTTCCCGCCTCATTTACAACTACTTATGCTTAGACGAAAAGGGGGTGAGAGCCGTAGATCGATCTTGGGTACTCCTGGCAGCGGTAGTGCTTGCGAGATCAGACTTGGGAAAACTCTGCCGCTGTGCGGGTTGAGAGGAGTTAGGGTCTAGGTTTCCTTGCAGACACGACGGAGGGAAAGATGCTGAGGTCGAAGGACTTGCACATGGCGGCTACCATCGACATGGAGAGCCGCACCATCATGGTCTCAGGGGCGATTGATGTCAACCGGGTCACTATCGTCATGCGGGTGCCGATCCCGGAGCCCGGGGAATACACGCTGGTCAAGGCGGAGACCAACCTGACCGATGAGCCCTGGCTGTGCTGGCAGATCACCCTCGGAGAAGGGGTTTCGCTCCCGCTGCAAAACCCTACGAATCTGCTGCTTTCGCGCCAATTCCGCAAGGCCAAGTACCTGGCGGACCGGGGCGCGATCCTTTTCTGGGATGGCGAGGTCCGTCCGGGCGACGCCATCTTCAAGATGGCGCGGCTGAACATCTCCGGCAACTACATGATCCTGTCGCATAACCGCGGGGGGTTAACCGACGGCATCTTTGACGAAGACGAGGACGAGTCCGACGATACCGGGCTTGAGCAGGACACCCCGCGGATCGACCTGCCCGGGGCCTTGGACCGCTACTACGAGCACATCACGAGGCACGGCTTCGGTGACGATCTGCCCAAGATTGAGGTCGAAACACCGGTAAGGATCGTGCAGCCTGGGGAAATCGACATCCTCTCCTTCACGAACCTCCCCCAAGCCCATTCGGGCGGCATCCGGCCGCGGGAGCGAGCCTGAAGGAGTGCTGGTGCCGTTCAGAGGAGGCCTTATGGCCTCCGCTTTTGTAGGATCAGCCGGCTTATGATTGTCCTGGAGGGGGTTTCCAAACGCTACCGGGTGCTCGAGCCCGGGCGTGGCCTCGGGGGCTTCGTGCGGAGCCTGGTGAAGCCGCGTTACCGGGAAATTACCGCCCTGGACAACATCAGCCTCACCGTCCCGCAGGGGCAGGTGGTCGGCTACATCGGACCCAACGGGGCAGGCAAGTCCACAACCATCAAGATCATCGCGGGGATCGTCCGCCCCTCGGCGGGTCGGGTTGTTGTGGCGGGCCGAGACCCGTTCCGCCAGCGCACCGCCCACCAGCTGGAACTCGGGGTGGTGATGGGCCACCGCACCCGGCTTTTCTGGGACCTGCCGGTGCTGGAGTCGCTCCGCTACCACGCCAAGGTGTATCGCCTCAGCCAGAGTGGATTGGATCAGCGCATCGGTGCCATGGCCCGGCAATTCGGCATCGAGGGGTTGCTCTCGCAGCCGGTACGCCAGCTGAGCCTTGGACAGCGCGTCCGGTGCGACTTGGCCCTCGCCTTCCTCCACCACCCCAGGGTGCTCCTGCTCGATGAGCCTACCATCGGCCTGGACTTCGACAGCAAGGCGTTGCTGCGGTCCGCTATCCGTCAGGTGGCCTCTGATCTACAGACGACCGTCATCCTGACGTCGCACGACTTGGACGATGTTGAAGCCTTGAGCGATCGTATCGTCCTGCTCGACGAGGGCCGAGTCCTCTACGACGGAACCCTCCGACAACTCCGAGCCCAGCACGGCGTACTCCCCGAGCTCCGGCTAAGGCTCGAAGCCGGGGCGGATCAGGTGCGCGCTTGGCTTGAGGGGCTGGGCGGAGTACGGGAGGTCTACACCCACGACGGCTGGGTGTGCGTCGCCCATGAGGGGGGAGGAGCCCCTGCGGCTGTGCTTGCGCGCCTTCTTCCACAAACCCCGGTCAGGGAGATGACCACCCACGAACCCTCGATCGAGGAGGTACTCCGGCGGGTCTACCGGGGAGCAAGGTAGAGATGATCCCTTATACCGCCAACCTCCGTGTCGGATTTCAGCTGGCCCTCGCATACCGTAGAGCGGCCGCGGTCTGGGTCGTCGGAGAGCTGGCGCTCCTGGTGGCATTTTACTTTTTGTGGCGCGCGGTTTTCCTTTCCGTACCCGCAGGGTCATTTGCGGATCGGGACTTCGCTGCTTTCTACTTGTACTTATTGACCGCGCGACTCGCAGCGCGATTCACCGGCGGGCCTGCCTGGGGGTTCTTTGCCCAGCGCGTCCGTGTGGGAACCGTTGTGTACGACTTGGTACAGCCGGTCGAACTGGAGTATGCCCTCCTAGCCCGGTGGTTAGGGCAGAAGGCCGGACAGTTGGTCATGGCGCTGCCGGCCTACGCCACCGCAGCGTTCGTCTCCGGGGCCTGGAGCGCTGGCGAGTGGCGGTTGGGGTGGTTCTTCCTGAGCCTGGTGGTGGGTTTTGCCTGTGCCTACTTTTTCGAGTTCTTGATGAGCCTCTCGGCTTTCTACACTAGCGCGCAGCAGGGGATCAACGAAGCCAAGGCCCTGGTCGTGGCGCTCCTGAGCGGGGCATTTTTCCCCATTGACCTGCTGCCGGATCGCTACGCCCTTCTAGCCAGTCTGCTGCCTTTCCAGGCCTTTATCTACCTTCCTGCGCGCATGCTGCAGCCGTCCATGCCGGAGAGCGAGATCTTCCGCGGACTGGCGGTGCAGCTGTTCTGGCTCCTGGTGCTTGCTGCAAGCTCCCGCTTCCTCCTCGGACGAGTACGCCAGCGGTTCAACGTGCAAGGAGGATAAATGACCCACTACCTCGCCCTCGCGCTGGCCGCCCTGAGGCTGCAATTCGCGACCTGGAAGCAGTACCGGGTGGACTATACCGCTGGCGTGCTCACCGTGCTCCTGGAGCAGGCCCTGACCCTGGTGCTTTTCTCCGTCATCTTCACACACGTGCCGCAAGTCCGCGGCTGGACCTTCCCCGAGATGCTCGTGCTTTACGGGTTGAACCGAATGGCGCTCGGCCTTGCCGACACTCTGGGGGAGAGCCTATGGTGGGTCGGCAGCTACGCCCAGGACGGCAGCCTGCTGCTCTACAAGCTCCGTCCGCTCGGGGTACTCTTCCAGCTCCTCACTGAGCGGATCCACTTCGAGCGGATTTCAGGATGCCTGACCGGGCTGATCCTGGTCCTCCATGGAGCGTCCGCGGCCGGGGTGGAATGGACTGCCGGTAAGGTTGCCACGGTCCTCTTATTTGTTCTCCTGGGCGCGTTCATCTATCTCGGGCTCATGATCCTGGGGGCTGCCGTAGCCATGCGGGTCATCGGCAGTTTGGACGCCATCACGACCTTGTGGAGCTTAACCGAGTTCGCCAAGTACCCGCTTCCCATCTTCGGTCGAACCGGGGCCTTTCTCCTGACGTTCGTCGTCCCGCTGGCGCTGACCGGCTATGTTCCTGCCGCTCTCCTGCTCGACGAGCACACACGCACAGCAGGCACCATCGCCCTTGCCGAGGCTTTGGTCGCTGCCGGCGCGTTCTTCGGCTTGTGCCTGCTGGCGTGGTCGTGGGCCCTCCGCGCTTATGAGGGGACTGGGAACTGAGAGCCAACCTGCGGCGATAGCGGTGGGGGTGCTTAATGGGCATGAGGTATCGCAAGGTCGGTAAGTGGGGCCTTCAGGTCTCCGAGATCGCCCTGGGTGCCTGGGCCAGCTTCGGAGATTGCGTGAAGGATGTGGGCGAGGTCAAGAAGATCGTGTGTCTGGCCTACGAGTCCGGCGTCAACTTCTTCGATAACGCGGACACCTATGCGAACGGATGCGCTGAAGAACTCATGGGCAGCGTGCTCGCCGAGTACCCACGCAGCACCCTCGTCCTCGCCTCGAAGGCGGGATGGCCTGTGTCCGGGTGTCCCAATAGCCAGGGCCTCTCCCGCAAGCACCTGCGCGCCTCTCTGCAGGCCAGCCTTCAAAGGCTACGAACGGATTATCTGGATATCTACTTTGCTCACCGCCACGACCCGGATGTACCCCTCGAGGAGATTGTCACGACCATGAGCGCGTTCGTTGATCAGGGGCTTATCCTCTACTGGGGAACCAGCGAGTGGCCTGTCGCACGGCTGGCGGGTGCATGCGAGTTTGCCAGGGCGAATGGGCTGCATCCACCTATCTGCGAGCAGGTTGACTACTCGATCCTTTACAGGAAGCGGTGGGAAAACACCCTGGCGCCGGAGGCGGAGCCGCTCGGATTGGGCTTGATGGCCACGAGCCCGTTGGCGATGGGGGTGCTCACCGGGAAGTACGACGACGGGATCCCCCCCGGTAGCCGGTTGGCCCGGCATAAGGTGCTGAAGGAAGCTCTGCTGACGCCTCACAACCTCGCTCGTGTGCGGGAATTGGCGGCGGTCGCTGCCGAGCACGGAATGACCCGGGCTCAGCTCGCGCTAGCTTGGGTTTTGCGACGCAAGGAGCTTTCATGCGCCATCGTGGGAGCCACCGGGATAGGGCAGCTTCAGGAAAACCTTGGTGCGGCCGGGGTAGTGCTCGCACCCGAGGCCGTGGCACAGATCGAGCGGATTATAGGTGGCAAAAGCTCAACCGCGAGCACCACTTGACCACCTACTGTCCTTATCGGAGTTGGCGACGGTATGCACGCACGGGACAAACCTCTCCCGATCCTCCGAGCAACTACCCGCCGGGAACGCCTCGAGAGGGCCCGGCACATCGCAGATTGGATCCTGGGCCATTACTCGGACGCGGTTGTGGCCATCGGAATCTATGGGTCCACCGCACGGGGCTCCGACGAGCCCTACTCCGACCTGGAGATGTCGGTCCTCATGCGAAGCTCACCCACCCCCGGCAGGGACGAGCGCTACGTGCAAGGGCTCAAAATCAGCGTCGAATTCCACACCGTGGGGTCGGTCTACCGGCGCCTGCAGCGGGTAGACCTGACCTGGCCCTTGTGCGTAGACCAGTTTGTCTCGGTCTTATCCCTGTACGACCCGGAGGGGCACTGGCCCAAGCTAAAGCTGCTCGTTGATCAGCTGCCGTCCGGATCGTTCGTGCAAGCCATTCGCGAGGGGATCGTGGGGGAATTGTTGGAGAACTTCGCCAAGCTGGAGAATGCCCGAAAACGCGACGACGCCCCTGCAATGCGATGGATCGCCTGGAACCTCGCGTGGGATGTGGCCATGATCTCCGCCCTCATGAACCGGGCATACTTCACCTCTTGGTCGCGCACACCCGACGAGATCCTCCGACTGCCGTCGCTGCTGCCCGCGGTTAAGAGCCTCGTGGAGAAGTTCCGCAACGGCGATCTGCGCAGCGCCAAGGGGCTCCATCGTTGTTGCGAAGCCGCAGTGAGGGGGGTTGTGCAACATGTGGCAACCCTTGGCGTCCACGTCCAAGTCGAACCGTCCCTGGCAGGACCTCCCCGGGAGCAGATCGGGGGAGGTGGGCCCGGATCGAAACGATAAGCGTTGTGGAGGAGGAGGATGGCTAATAAGGACACCCGAACACTCGAGGAAAGGATAGAGGAACTACAGGCGGTGGTGACGAAGCTCTTCGTCCAAATGGATGCCCAGCGTATTGGAGGTCCGGGGAATGCCGGTGCTGCTGATGGCGGCGAGTTGCCGGACTTTGGCCCTTGGATGGACACGACATGTTGCTACGCCAGGGTCATCGCCCTTCGGACCGACCTCCAGGGTCGCTTCCAGTTTGCCACACTTAAACTGCTGCACGACTGCTCTGATGAGCGCCGACCTGCCTGGAGAGAGGGCGCCATCTTCGACCTGCGCAACCCGGCCTGGGAGGCTGAACTGAAGCGAGCCCAGAACTATGACCTGCTGGTTGGTGTAAGGGTTCTTCCGGACGGACGAGTCGTCGGGATCGAACTGGCACGCCCTAACAAGAAACCCCGGGCCTCGACGCCCGGCGTTTCCCAGTTGCGAGCGGAAAGGGCACCAAAAGTGGACAAGGAGGCTCCGTAACTTTAGAAGGTGGTGAAGTCCAGAGCTATGCCCCCAACGGCCCCAGTCCCACCCTTTGACCCCCTGTCGCCGGAGGTCCTTGCCGACCCCTATCCAGCGTACGCGCGCCTGCGTATGTCGGACCCTGTGCACTGGGGGATTCCCCACACGCGCGCCGGAGCGTGGTATGTATTCCGCCACGCCGACATCGCGAGCCTCCTCAGGGATCCGCGGTTGTCGCGACGACGACCGGCTACTGGGAGGGGAGTCCCCTCTGGAAGACCCATTTCCGAGCCATACCGTGGCTTTTTGCGGATGATGGCTCAACAGGTGGGATTTCAGAATACTGTTGGTCACGCTCGTCTGCGGGCGGTGATGGGGCCGCTTTTGTCTCCGCGTGCAGTCGCTGGTGTAGTCCCGCGAGTCGAGTGGGTCGCCCGCAAGCTGCTACAGGACATCGAGGACCAGCATTCCATGGATGTACTCAACGAGTATGCTCTTCCGCTGGTACTCAGGGTGTTGGCGGAATTGCAGGGCGTTCCGGAGAGTTCGTTCGAGGAGTTGCGCGCCTGGATCGGGGTGATCTCCAGTGTGAGCTCTTCCTCTCCCAAGGAAGAGCTTCTAAGAGCCAACCGGGCGGTGGCCGAGTATGGCCAGCTGGTAGAAGGACTCGCGGGGGAGGCTGGGGGGAGCCCCCAGGGAACCGTGCTGGCTGGCATGTTAGCTGCGCGGGAATTAGGACAGGTCAGCCAAACAGAATTCGTCGCGAACCTGCTGGCCTTGCTCGACGCTGGTACCCAGACCACCGCTGACTTCATTACGAACAGCGTGTTGGTACTCTTGAGCCACCAGGACCAGCTCAAGCTTCTCAGGGAGGACCCGCAGTTGCTGGGCTACGCAGTCCAGGAACTCTTGCGCTTCGAAAGCCCAGTGCAGATCGTTGGCCGCTGGGCAACTGAGAGCTTCGTTTTTCAGGGTAAAGGGATCGAGCGGGGCCAAGTCGTGTACCTAGTCCTGGGCTCGGCTAACCGTGATCCCAGCTGGGTGAGCGATCCGGACCGGCTTGACTTAAAAAGGAAGCTGGACCGTACAGCAGCCTTTGGCGGAGGAACCCACTATTGCCTAGGTGCCCCGCTAGCCCGCCTGATAGGGGGAAAAGCTCTAGAGATTCTTCTACAGTGGAAAGGCAGCTTGTCTTTGCAGACCAGCAGGCTTATATGGCGGCCCGCGTTCGGGTTTCGTGGGCTTACTGAGCTGAGGGTATCATGGTAATGGCAGCATGCGTATTTCAGAAGATTCGAGCCACACTTTTCGTCGGAAGCCGAGCCGGTGATTCAGTAACTCACCTTACGCGGCAAAGCTGAGAGACTGTCGTAAAAGTCCGCTATACTTGAAGGGTGGCTTCTACACGGAGATCTTACCCCAGCGACCTGTCGGACGCGGAGTGGGCCATCCTGGAGCCGTTGATCCCCGCCCCCAAGCCCGGTGGCCGACCCGCAAAGGTGCCGAGGAGGGAGATCGTCAGCGCCATACTTTACGTCCTGGAAAACGGCATCAAGTGGCGGGCCATGCCCCATGACTTACCCCACTGGTCTACGGTCTACCACTACTTCCGCAAGTGGCAGAAGGAGGGGGTCTGGGAGCGGGTGGCCCAGGCCCTGGTCCGGTGGGATCGGGAGCGAGAAGGAAGGCAGGCTTGCCCCAGCGCTCTTGTCATGGATAGTCAGTCCGTCAAGACCACGGAAAAAGGGGGCCCCGGGGACACGACGGGGCGAAGAAGGTCAAAGGGAGAAAGCGGCAGAACACGGGGGGCCGTCTCTTGAACGGAAGGGGTGTGGGGCGGCAGTCCCCGACCAGACCGCAGTTCGGTTGGTCGGGGAAGGATAGCCCCGCCAGGACAAAGTCCTGTATACTGTTTTTGTAGGTCGTCCCCGGAACGGGGATGCGCGTAAAGGGAGCCGCAGGCGAGTGTCCTACACACGTTTGAGCCTGTGAGGATGGTCGCGCGAAACTCCAACCAAAGTTGGTTGCGAGTAGTTCATGGCCTTTGTCCACCCGGCCAATGAGCACGACAAGTGGGGTGGGCAGGCGTTGCTTTTGGGGATGGACCTCTCCTTGTGGCCCCGGGTGCGCAAGCTCTTTGTGGACTGGGGCTACCGGGGTTTGCGGGAGGTGGCTAGGGGGCTGGGACTGGAGCTGGAGGTGGTGGCCCGTCCTTACGCGGGGGTGCGGGGGGTCTGGGTGCGGGAGGGGGAGGAGGTGCCGGAGATCCCGCGGGAGGGTGGGTTCAAGCCCCTGCCCAAGCGGTGGGTGGTGGAGCGGACCTTTGCCTGGATGGGGCGAAACCGACGGCTGGGGAAAGATTACGAGTACCCCCCTGAGGTAACGGAAGCCTGGATGTATTTAGGCATGATACGCTTGCTGGTGAAGCGGCTGGCCAGGGCCGCTTAAGCTGGAGGAGGGGACTTTTACAACAGTTTCTGAAATGGCATAGATTGAAAAGGTGAATCCCCAGCCCCTGGATTTGTACACCGATTACTTGTTGAGCAGCTTTGGAGCGGCGACGGCCACAGGATTGTCGCGGATGGTGGATGGAGCCATAAGCCACGACCAGATCACCCGCATGCTGGGGGGAGATTGACAAGGCTCGGTGCAGTTGTGGCGCAAGGTCAAAGCCACGGTGCGAAAGATACAGCGTGAGGAAGGGGTGCTGATTCTGGATGATAGCATTTTGGAGAAACCCTACACGGACGAGAACGATATAGTGGCCTGGCAATAGCAAAGAGCGGATGGTCAAGGGGATCAACTTTGTGAGCCTGTTGTATCACAGCCAGGGGCTGACCTTGCCGGTAGGCTACGTGCTGGTGGAGAAGACGGAAGTCTATGTAGATCAGAAAAGTGGCCAGCGCAAACGCCGCAGCCAGGTGAGCAAGAATGAACACGCCCGCTACCTGCTGCAAACCGCAGTGCATAACCAGATTCCCTTCCAGCACGTGCTCAACGACGTCTGGCTTGCCTCGGCGGCGAACATGCGATTTATCGTGCTGGACATGAAGAAGCACTTTGTGATGCCGCTCAAAAGCAATCGCAAGGTAGCGCCAGGTTATCGGCACCGCCGGTATGCGCTGTGCGCACCC
This region of Meiothermus cerbereus DSM 11376 genomic DNA includes:
- a CDS encoding ABC transporter permease, which codes for MTHYLALALAALRLQFATWKQYRVDYTAGVLTVLLEQALTLVLFSVIFTHVPQVRGWTFPEMLVLYGLNRMALGLADTLGESLWWVGSYAQDGSLLLYKLRPLGVLFQLLTERIHFERISGCLTGLILVLHGASAAGVEWTAGKVATVLLFVLLGAFIYLGLMILGAAVAMRVIGSLDAITTLWSLTEFAKYPLPIFGRTGAFLLTFVVPLALTGYVPAALLLDEHTRTAGTIALAEALVAAGAFFGLCLLAWSWALRAYEGTGN
- a CDS encoding FAD-dependent oxidoreductase, whose amino-acid sequence is MLEVNRRCNSIEELRHDPELLDSPVGRVFPGVNHSLRAVRPDLPPTSADIVIIGGGIIGSGIACHLWHVPSLRRRMILLEKHSFLAGQFFQAMNATGQRVMRSPYEHHIAPDGDMQMLDFARLHLDQLTSLEREQVWLGLSGQRAVVPLDVFIGHSTHMIGVHQLRKIAYRARVISVRPDPGRDGYLIATAEGPVIRAKTVILAAGNREAVWPQVFSEAARRYPAQVCSVYAKPALNPGQTIAVVGSGLSAAHTILRALEAGARPVWILRREERYRCADFDTAYFRTEGIARFRRLPSLARKVGTLLEESRGSIMLEFLPRLGSLEEAGVLRVHRHATVLAVRASASGRLELNLSSGADEHVDLVILATGLSPDTQLLPDEVELLADRYPVLEDGTLEVSGHPGLFAAGPLASLTLGPAAKNVDGARLAAQVIIPALIEKFSGSRPASFTVRGNFAVSFPLKAGVR
- a CDS encoding cytochrome P450; protein product: MDVLNEYALPLVLRVLAELQGVPESSFEELRAWIGVISSVSSSSPKEELLRANRAVAEYGQLVEGLAGEAGGSPQGTVLAGMLAARELGQVSQTEFVANLLALLDAGTQTTADFITNSVLVLLSHQDQLKLLREDPQLLGYAVQELLRFESPVQIVGRWATESFVFQGKGIERGQVVYLVLGSANRDPSWVSDPDRLDLKRKLDRTAAFGGGTHYCLGAPLARLIGGKALEILLQWKGSLSLQTSRLIWRPAFGFRGLTELRVSW
- a CDS encoding RRXRR domain-containing protein gives rise to the protein MIFVLDKRKKPLMPCSEKRARFLLTRGRAFVVLPILLRVPSHLNSRLCWKLTADATASKSSGMTLSFLIVQSVVFFRA
- a CDS encoding DUF6423 family protein, yielding MAATIDMESRTIMVSGAIDVNRVTIVMRVPIPEPGEYTLVKAETNLTDEPWLCWQITLGEGVSLPLQNPTNLLLSRQFRKAKYLADRGAILFWDGEVRPGDAIFKMARLNISGNYMILSHNRGGLTDGIFDEDEDESDDTGLEQDTPRIDLPGALDRYYEHITRHGFGDDLPKIEVETPVRIVQPGEIDILSFTNLPQAHSGGIRPRERA
- a CDS encoding ABC transporter ATP-binding protein; the encoded protein is MIVLEGVSKRYRVLEPGRGLGGFVRSLVKPRYREITALDNISLTVPQGQVVGYIGPNGAGKSTTIKIIAGIVRPSAGRVVVAGRDPFRQRTAHQLELGVVMGHRTRLFWDLPVLESLRYHAKVYRLSQSGLDQRIGAMARQFGIEGLLSQPVRQLSLGQRVRCDLALAFLHHPRVLLLDEPTIGLDFDSKALLRSAIRQVASDLQTTVILTSHDLDDVEALSDRIVLLDEGRVLYDGTLRQLRAQHGVLPELRLRLEAGADQVRAWLEGLGGVREVYTHDGWVCVAHEGGGAPAAVLARLLPQTPVREMTTHEPSIEEVLRRVYRGAR
- a CDS encoding kanamycin nucleotidyltransferase C-terminal domain-containing protein encodes the protein MSVLMRSSPTPGRDERYVQGLKISVEFHTVGSVYRRLQRVDLTWPLCVDQFVSVLSLYDPEGHWPKLKLLVDQLPSGSFVQAIREGIVGELLENFAKLENARKRDDAPAMRWIAWNLAWDVAMISALMNRAYFTSWSRTPDEILRLPSLLPAVKSLVEKFRNGDLRSAKGLHRCCEAAVRGVVQHVATLGVHVQVEPSLAGPPREQIGGGGPGSKR
- a CDS encoding aldo/keto reductase, coding for MGMRYRKVGKWGLQVSEIALGAWASFGDCVKDVGEVKKIVCLAYESGVNFFDNADTYANGCAEELMGSVLAEYPRSTLVLASKAGWPVSGCPNSQGLSRKHLRASLQASLQRLRTDYLDIYFAHRHDPDVPLEEIVTTMSAFVDQGLILYWGTSEWPVARLAGACEFARANGLHPPICEQVDYSILYRKRWENTLAPEAEPLGLGLMATSPLAMGVLTGKYDDGIPPGSRLARHKVLKEALLTPHNLARVRELAAVAAEHGMTRAQLALAWVLRRKELSCAIVGATGIGQLQENLGAAGVVLAPEAVAQIERIIGGKSSTASTT
- a CDS encoding ABC transporter permease; translation: MIPYTANLRVGFQLALAYRRAAAVWVVGELALLVAFYFLWRAVFLSVPAGSFADRDFAAFYLYLLTARLAARFTGGPAWGFFAQRVRVGTVVYDLVQPVELEYALLARWLGQKAGQLVMALPAYATAAFVSGAWSAGEWRLGWFFLSLVVGFACAYFFEFLMSLSAFYTSAQQGINEAKALVVALLSGAFFPIDLLPDRYALLASLLPFQAFIYLPARMLQPSMPESEIFRGLAVQLFWLLVLAASSRFLLGRVRQRFNVQGG
- a CDS encoding IS5/IS1182 family transposase, which codes for MAFVHPANEHDKWGGQALLLGMDLSLWPRVRKLFVDWGYRGLREVARGLGLELEVVARPYAGVRGVWVREGEEVPEIPREGGFKPLPKRWVVERTFAWMGRNRRLGKDYEYPPEVTEAWMYLGMIRLLVKRLARAA